A window of the Natronomonas salina genome harbors these coding sequences:
- a CDS encoding DUF7130 family rubredoxin-like protein: MATEQRERRVSFGETVYDSNGERLGRVQDVDERGFYVTTAEGVSTRSQAASKAGEKTLLWRCGECGEVGDIDDVPQLCPSCGASGGSIYYWQED; the protein is encoded by the coding sequence ATGGCCACCGAACAGCGAGAGCGGCGCGTCAGCTTCGGTGAGACCGTCTACGATTCGAACGGCGAGCGGCTCGGCCGGGTCCAGGACGTCGACGAGCGCGGCTTCTACGTGACGACCGCCGAGGGCGTCTCGACGCGGTCGCAGGCGGCGAGCAAGGCCGGCGAGAAGACGCTGCTGTGGCGCTGCGGGGAGTGCGGCGAGGTCGGCGACATCGACGACGTCCCGCAGCTGTGCCCCTCCTGCGGCGCGTCCGGAGGAAGCATCTACTACTGGCAGGAAGACTGA
- the sufU gene encoding Fe-S cluster assembly sulfur transfer protein SufU, with protein sequence MGMGSDMYRQQILDHYKNPRNYGELEDADIEHVGENPMCGDTIKMFVKLADDDDTIEHVAFIGDGCAISQASASMLSEELRGTSLEAVREMDRDDIIDMLGVELSPMRIKCAVLAEKVAQDGIAIYQGEKDVDETTTE encoded by the coding sequence ATGGGAATGGGCTCGGACATGTACCGCCAGCAGATCCTCGATCACTACAAGAACCCCCGCAACTACGGGGAGCTCGAGGACGCGGACATCGAGCACGTCGGCGAGAACCCGATGTGCGGCGACACCATCAAGATGTTCGTGAAGCTGGCGGACGACGACGACACGATCGAACACGTCGCCTTCATCGGCGACGGCTGCGCCATCAGCCAGGCGTCGGCGAGCATGCTCTCCGAGGAGCTGCGCGGCACCTCGCTGGAGGCGGTCCGGGAGATGGACCGCGACGACATCATCGACATGCTGGGCGTCGAGCTCAGCCCGATGCGCATCAAGTGCGCCGTCCTCGCCGAGAAGGTCGCACAGGACGGCATCGCCATCTATCAGGGCGAGAAGGACGTCGACGAGACGACGACCGAGTGA
- a CDS encoding aminotransferase class V-fold PLP-dependent enzyme — MSQQTEPLDVEGLREDFPILQREFDGTQLVYLDNAATTQSPRQVVETITDYYYEYNANVHRGIHQLSQEASVAYEDAHDRVAEFVGADGREELVFTKGTTESMNLVAYAWGLEELGPGDEVVLTEMEHHSSLVTWQQICKRTGAECKYIPITDDGYLDMEAAEDMITDDTEMVSAVHVSNTLGTVNPVSDLADLAHDHDAYMFVDAAQSVPNRPVDVKEIDADFLAFSGHKMCGPTGIGALYGKEHILEEMEPYLYGGEMILKVTYEDATWNELPWKYEAGTPPISQGIAFAEACDYLDEIGLENIRRHEAELAEYAYEQLTQYDDVEVYGPPADDRGGLVAFNLEDVHAHDLSSILNDSAVAIRAGDHCTQPLHDVLGATASARASFYLYNTKDEVDRLVEAVDDARQLFA, encoded by the coding sequence ATGAGCCAGCAGACCGAGCCGCTCGACGTCGAGGGGCTCCGCGAGGACTTCCCGATCCTCCAGCGGGAGTTCGACGGGACGCAGCTCGTCTACCTCGACAACGCGGCGACGACGCAGTCGCCCAGGCAGGTGGTGGAGACGATCACGGACTACTACTACGAGTACAACGCGAACGTCCACCGGGGGATCCACCAGCTGAGCCAGGAGGCCAGCGTCGCCTACGAGGACGCCCACGACCGCGTCGCCGAGTTCGTCGGCGCCGACGGCCGCGAGGAACTCGTCTTCACGAAGGGCACGACCGAGTCGATGAACCTGGTCGCCTACGCCTGGGGTCTCGAGGAACTCGGGCCCGGCGACGAGGTCGTCCTCACGGAGATGGAGCACCACTCCTCGCTGGTGACCTGGCAGCAGATCTGCAAGCGCACCGGCGCCGAGTGCAAGTACATCCCGATCACCGACGACGGCTACCTGGACATGGAGGCCGCCGAAGACATGATCACCGACGACACGGAGATGGTCTCGGCCGTCCACGTCTCGAACACGCTCGGCACCGTCAACCCGGTCTCCGATCTCGCGGACCTCGCTCACGACCACGACGCCTACATGTTCGTGGATGCGGCCCAGTCGGTGCCGAACCGTCCGGTCGACGTCAAGGAGATCGACGCCGACTTCCTCGCGTTCTCCGGGCACAAGATGTGCGGTCCGACCGGCATCGGCGCCCTCTACGGGAAGGAGCACATCCTCGAGGAGATGGAGCCGTACCTCTACGGCGGCGAGATGATCCTCAAGGTCACCTACGAGGACGCGACGTGGAACGAGCTGCCCTGGAAGTACGAGGCCGGCACGCCGCCGATCAGCCAGGGCATCGCGTTCGCCGAGGCCTGCGACTACCTCGACGAGATCGGCCTCGAGAACATCCGGCGCCACGAGGCCGAACTCGCCGAGTACGCCTACGAGCAGCTCACCCAGTACGACGACGTCGAGGTGTACGGCCCGCCGGCCGACGACCGCGGCGGCCTCGTCGCGTTCAACCTCGAGGACGTCCACGCCCACGACCTCTCGAGCATCCTCAACGACAGCGCCGTCGCCATCCGCGCCGGCGACCACTGCACGCAGCCGCTGCACGACGTCCTCGGGGCGACCGCCTCCGCGCGCGCCTCGTTCTACCTCTACAACACGAAGGACGAGGTCGACCGGCTGGTCGAGGCCGTCGACGACGCCCGCCAGCTGTTCGCCTGA
- a CDS encoding ketopantoate reductase family protein has product MDVVVFGAGSLGSLVGGLLARAHDVTLVGRDPHVSTVRERGLRVEGEVEATVHPDARREVPDAADLAVVCVKAFDTAAAAEALADVELDVCLSLQNGMGNEATLADRLDATVLAGTCTYGAMLTDPGVVHCTGVGEVVLGARDGGPSDAADRVGAAFDAADIVTTVAGDMPRRLWEKLAVNAGINATTALADVDNGALLDGDANATAIAAAREVARVATAEGVDLETDEAAVAVERVAEATAANTSSMRQDVLAGRRTEVDAINGYVADRGAELGVAVPVNETMARLLRAWEAENVDSEH; this is encoded by the coding sequence ATGGACGTCGTCGTCTTCGGCGCCGGGAGCCTGGGGAGCCTCGTCGGCGGCCTGCTCGCCCGCGCCCACGACGTCACCCTCGTGGGGCGGGACCCGCACGTCTCGACGGTCCGCGAGCGGGGGCTCCGCGTCGAGGGCGAAGTCGAGGCGACGGTCCACCCGGACGCCCGCCGCGAGGTCCCCGACGCCGCCGACCTCGCCGTCGTCTGCGTGAAGGCCTTCGACACCGCGGCGGCAGCCGAGGCGCTCGCGGACGTCGAACTCGACGTCTGTCTCTCGCTGCAGAACGGGATGGGCAACGAGGCGACGCTGGCTGACCGACTCGACGCGACGGTGCTGGCCGGCACCTGCACCTACGGCGCGATGCTGACCGACCCCGGCGTCGTCCACTGTACCGGCGTCGGCGAGGTCGTCCTGGGCGCTCGCGACGGCGGGCCGTCCGACGCGGCCGACCGGGTCGGCGCGGCCTTCGATGCAGCCGATATCGTCACCACCGTCGCCGGCGACATGCCCCGCCGCCTGTGGGAGAAGCTGGCGGTCAACGCCGGCATCAACGCGACGACGGCGCTCGCGGACGTCGACAACGGCGCGCTGCTGGACGGCGACGCCAACGCGACGGCGATCGCGGCGGCCAGGGAGGTCGCCAGGGTCGCGACCGCCGAGGGCGTCGATCTCGAGACGGACGAGGCCGCGGTGGCCGTCGAGCGCGTCGCCGAGGCCACGGCCGCGAACACCTCCTCGATGCGGCAGGACGTGCTGGCCGGCCGGCGGACGGAGGTCGACGCCATCAACGGCTACGTCGCCGACCGGGGCGCCGAACTCGGCGTCGCGGTCCCCGTCAACGAGACGATGGCCCGGCTGCTACGCGCCTGGGAGGCCGAGAACGTCGATTCGGAGCACTGA
- a CDS encoding YihY/virulence factor BrkB family protein, which translates to MFTVETAKEVVAVARRAQLSMLAAGLAYFAFTSLVPIVLLGAIVVASFGGAELLDRVVDVASSVFGDRAGSTLANAVFSSEVRTRSTVVALVVLGWSAIKMYVSSDRAFAAIYEERAGRSLATTVWNATLVFATNLVALALLGGIVLLFGELAGLLSVLAPLALLVTLVAVFVPMFYVFPRADVTVREVLPGAVLAAGTWTAASVLIGAYAAVSGSRLFGAASGLLLLFTWLYVGALAILLGATLNAVLGGRVDPDGEWVPTAYM; encoded by the coding sequence GTGTTCACTGTCGAGACGGCGAAGGAGGTCGTCGCGGTCGCCCGTCGGGCGCAGCTCTCGATGCTCGCGGCCGGGCTGGCGTACTTCGCGTTCACGTCGCTCGTCCCCATCGTACTGCTCGGAGCCATCGTCGTCGCGTCGTTCGGCGGCGCCGAACTCCTCGACCGGGTCGTCGATGTCGCATCCTCGGTCTTCGGCGACCGGGCGGGGTCGACGCTGGCGAACGCGGTGTTCTCGAGCGAGGTCCGGACCCGGAGCACGGTCGTGGCGCTGGTCGTCCTGGGCTGGAGCGCGATCAAGATGTACGTCAGCTCGGACCGAGCGTTCGCGGCCATCTACGAGGAACGCGCGGGCCGCTCGCTCGCGACGACGGTCTGGAACGCGACGCTGGTGTTCGCGACGAACCTGGTGGCGCTGGCGCTGCTCGGCGGCATCGTGCTCCTCTTCGGGGAACTGGCCGGGCTCCTGTCGGTGCTCGCCCCGCTGGCGCTTCTGGTCACCCTCGTCGCCGTCTTCGTCCCGATGTTCTACGTGTTCCCGCGGGCGGACGTCACCGTCCGGGAGGTGCTGCCGGGGGCGGTACTGGCGGCGGGGACGTGGACCGCGGCGAGCGTCCTCATCGGCGCGTACGCGGCGGTCTCCGGGAGTCGCCTCTTCGGCGCCGCCAGCGGCCTGCTGTTGCTGTTCACCTGGCTGTACGTCGGGGCGCTGGCGATCCTGCTCGGGGCGACGCTCAACGCCGTCCTCGGCGGGCGCGTCGACCCCGACGGGGAGTGGGTTCCCACGGCTTATATGTAG
- a CDS encoding winged helix-turn-helix transcriptional regulator translates to MERTGRTVVATCLVLLVAAAPFATTASAAISATGADASSGDEGDGLGLSITDTIGNVTNATGETVRATVDATDDAVENATNGSLAVVETETDGRSDPGREGQDDLGGDEGATSSGDATRPSDEAADPPQPRLRSLLALEVPRLTVSGSAVEVEVRTGSTVGDRTLRVPLDGDGLAPRSRGKIAHEETTDTEIAPVVAADDTAVAHGEASPPTPTQDVDGSGSAEEGSGAGPEAATGTDGFDPAAPLDVAPALGTALFAVAAGPWVGALSGAASAASGWAGRAFVLFRYRSRDGSDPLEHETRERIHDLVGESPGRTLTELAEALDTPLSTVRHHVKILERERVVVSRKLRGNRRLYPLGAENEQLAAALREESSAAVLETLHEQGRATVGDVVDRVEKSYSTVSYHLSRLADEGLVVQERDGRRTVSRLDPAVESLLDAPDERRRAGAERAGREAGAD, encoded by the coding sequence ATGGAACGGACCGGCCGGACGGTCGTCGCGACGTGCCTCGTCCTGCTCGTGGCGGCGGCGCCGTTCGCCACCACCGCGAGCGCCGCGATTTCGGCCACCGGTGCGGACGCTTCGTCCGGCGACGAGGGCGATGGACTCGGCCTCTCGATCACCGACACCATCGGGAACGTCACGAACGCCACGGGCGAGACGGTCCGGGCCACCGTCGACGCTACGGACGATGCGGTCGAGAACGCGACGAACGGTTCGCTGGCGGTCGTCGAGACCGAGACGGACGGCCGTTCGGACCCCGGACGCGAGGGACAGGACGACCTCGGTGGCGACGAGGGGGCCACCAGTTCAGGCGATGCTACTCGTCCCAGCGACGAGGCGGCCGACCCGCCCCAGCCGCGCTTGCGCTCGCTGCTGGCCCTCGAGGTGCCCCGCCTGACGGTCTCCGGCTCGGCGGTCGAGGTCGAGGTTCGTACTGGCTCGACCGTCGGGGACAGGACGTTGCGGGTCCCGCTCGACGGCGACGGGCTCGCTCCCCGGTCGCGGGGCAAGATCGCTCACGAGGAAACCACCGATACCGAGATAGCACCCGTAGTCGCTGCTGACGATACCGCAGTTGCGCACGGCGAGGCCTCGCCCCCGACCCCCACCCAGGACGTCGACGGGTCCGGGTCGGCCGAGGAGGGCTCCGGTGCGGGACCGGAGGCTGCCACCGGAACGGACGGATTCGACCCCGCGGCACCGCTCGACGTCGCACCGGCGCTCGGGACGGCGCTGTTCGCCGTCGCGGCGGGACCGTGGGTCGGCGCCCTCTCGGGGGCGGCGAGCGCCGCCTCCGGCTGGGCCGGGCGAGCGTTCGTCCTGTTCCGCTACCGCAGCCGCGACGGCTCGGACCCGCTCGAACACGAGACGCGCGAGCGCATCCACGACCTGGTTGGCGAGTCGCCGGGGCGGACGCTCACCGAACTCGCCGAGGCCCTCGATACGCCGCTGTCGACGGTCCGCCACCACGTCAAGATACTCGAACGCGAGCGGGTCGTCGTCTCCCGGAAGCTCCGGGGCAACCGGCGGCTCTACCCGCTCGGCGCGGAGAACGAGCAACTCGCGGCCGCACTCCGGGAGGAGTCCAGCGCCGCCGTCCTCGAGACGCTCCACGAGCAGGGTCGGGCCACCGTCGGCGACGTCGTCGACCGCGTCGAGAAGAGCTACAGCACGGTCTCCTACCACCTCTCGCGGCTCGCCGACGAGGGACTGGTCGTCCAGGAGCGGGACGGCCGCCGAACGGTCTCCAGGCTCGACCCCGCGGTCGAGTCGCTGCTCGACGCGCCCGACGAACGGCGCCGCGCCGGCGCCGAACGCGCGGGCCGGGAAGCCGGCGCGGACTGA
- a CDS encoding tRNA (guanine(26)-N(2))-dimethyltransferase produces MQVSEGGVTVEVPEERHGASEGSGSGVFYNPVQELNRDVTVGVLRAVADDCDSYLDAMTASGIRAVRAADAGYDATGCDVDPDAVELARENLATNDLAGEVVHRNVNAHMHEHHHDVVDLDPFGTPIPFADAAFRSADRYVCVTATDTAPLCGAHFESGVRSYGTVPRNTEFHAEMGLRVLLSAMIRTAARYDVAARPVLSHVSSHYVRTYLELESGAQAADRLIEQLGHVDHCQQCLWREHEPGLIADPTPECPNCGQSTWTAGPIWLGPNHDADFVERVAESVPGSFGTADEAVDLLSTVAGELHEPTHYDQHKLYKRWTEPAIAMDEFLERLREAGFETSRAHYGGTTFKTDADVVDIREAVL; encoded by the coding sequence ATGCAGGTCAGTGAGGGAGGCGTGACGGTCGAGGTGCCAGAGGAGCGCCACGGCGCCAGCGAGGGGTCGGGCTCGGGCGTGTTCTACAACCCGGTCCAGGAGCTGAACCGCGACGTCACCGTCGGCGTTCTCCGGGCGGTCGCCGACGACTGCGACTCCTACCTCGACGCGATGACGGCCAGCGGTATCCGCGCCGTCCGCGCCGCCGACGCGGGCTACGACGCGACCGGCTGCGACGTCGACCCCGACGCCGTCGAACTGGCCCGCGAGAACCTCGCGACCAACGACCTCGCGGGCGAGGTCGTCCACCGGAACGTGAACGCCCACATGCACGAGCACCACCACGACGTGGTCGACCTCGACCCGTTCGGGACGCCCATCCCGTTCGCGGACGCCGCCTTCCGGAGCGCAGACCGGTACGTCTGCGTGACCGCGACCGACACCGCCCCGCTCTGCGGCGCGCACTTCGAGAGCGGCGTGCGGAGCTACGGGACGGTCCCGCGGAACACCGAGTTCCACGCCGAGATGGGCCTCCGGGTCCTCCTCTCCGCGATGATCCGGACCGCGGCCCGGTACGACGTCGCCGCCCGCCCCGTCCTGAGCCACGTCTCCAGCCACTACGTGCGGACCTACCTGGAGCTGGAGTCGGGCGCACAGGCCGCCGACCGGCTGATCGAACAACTGGGCCACGTCGACCACTGCCAGCAGTGCCTCTGGCGCGAGCACGAGCCCGGGTTGATCGCCGACCCGACGCCGGAGTGTCCGAACTGCGGGCAGTCGACGTGGACCGCGGGGCCGATCTGGCTCGGGCCGAACCACGACGCCGACTTCGTCGAGCGGGTCGCCGAGTCCGTCCCCGGGTCGTTCGGCACCGCCGACGAGGCCGTCGACCTGCTGTCGACGGTCGCCGGCGAGCTCCACGAGCCCACCCACTACGACCAGCACAAGCTCTACAAGCGCTGGACGGAGCCGGCCATCGCGATGGACGAGTTCCTCGAGCGACTCCGCGAGGCCGGCTTCGAGACCTCCCGGGCCCACTACGGCGGGACGACGTTCAAGACCGACGCGGACGTCGTCGACATCCGGGAGGCCGTCCTCTGA